The following nucleotide sequence is from Apium graveolens cultivar Ventura chromosome 4, ASM990537v1, whole genome shotgun sequence.
ttttccgtcgtaagtagatttattattttattgagtatgTGGGCCCCTTCTTCCTAACTTGCGACGCATTTGTATCTTGGGACGGAAAaatgaacttactactcgaccaaaaatgACGAATTTTTTTTGGTCATAAATGGATCAATTACGACGACTTCAGTTCAAAAAAACCTGTCAtaaatggccagatttgttgtagtgaacatcggtttataaccgatgtctaagggaATTTTTTTAGTAGTGAAGACTTGAAATAAACTATCATCTCCGGACCTCAAATATGTTTATGGTGAGAGAATAAGCTATCTTCTTTGGGTAGCCCCTATATAGGTGCTCGGTCATCTTTTGTTTTTGAAGGATGAAAGCCTTATCTTCTTTGGGTAGCCCCTGGATAAGTTCTCGTTCACTCTTTTATCCTTTATAGTTTATGGTATCATGTGACATTTCTTATTGAATGAAGGGTAGTAAGGTAGGGTTGAAGGGTTTTATCTTCGTTTGAGAGCCCCTAGATAAAATTTCGTGCGTTCTTACTAATCATTTGTAAGCAATATAAGTAAGAGGGAGAAATATATTATCTTCTTTGGGCAGCCCTATGATAATGTTCATTCGCTCTGTCTATCTAGGTACTTAGTGAATTTGAACGTCATGCACATGGGGAAGAAGGACATTATCTTTGTCGCGATAGTCTCTAGATAGATGTTCGTTCGTCCTTTCAAAATGTCAGTTCCAAATACTTCAAAAATTAAGTGGTTGTGCAAAAGAAGTGCATAATTATtgatgattatttatttattatacaTCTTTCAATTTTAGTTTAGGAAAATACAATTCTTAAAGGGAAATGCAAGAAATTCTTACCAGTATAATTTTCGAAGTCGGCTAGCATGCCATGTATTTTTGATTGTCTCCACAACTAGGGTTTCCAATATGTAAGTACTTGGATGAATGACATTTGTTACTTTGTAAGGCCCTTCCTAGTTTTTATCGGAGGTTTTGTTTTTTCGCTGGCATGGATGCATCCAATTCCCTGAGGACTAGGTCTCATATTCTGAAGGATCTCTTCTTCATACCCGAATCATAGTGTTGTGCGGCCTGTAGTAAGTACTTCAATTTTCTTTGGTGAGGCGCTTTACTTCTTTTACGAGTATATCTATGTTGGCCTTTAGGACAAGTCATTATTCACCATATTATAGATTTCAGTTCGGAAGGAATCCTGACCCACTTCCACTGGGACTAAGATATATGTTTTATATGCCAATCTAAAGGGAGTTTCTCCCGTAGAGGATCTTGGGGTCGTTCGGTAAACCCACAAAACCCAGGCAAGTTCATCTGCCTATTTCCCTTTGGCTTCACCAAATCTCTTCTTGATGCTTTGAAAGAATATCTTGTTCGCAGCTTCGAACGCCCCATTTTCTTGAGGGTGAGCCACTAAACTGAGCTTTTGTTGAATTCCCAAGTGATGGAGGAATTTCCTTAACTTGTTGGTCATGAATTGGGTGCCGTTATATGAAACACATACCTTTAGAATCTCGAACCTTAGAATTACTTATTCTAATATGAACGTTTTAGCTTCCTCTTCAGTTATGGAGGACAATGGTCTTTCTTTTTGGATTTGGTCATGTAATAAATGACGATAATGCAGTACTTCGCCTGCTTCGTGCTGGTTGGGAGAATGCCCACAATATTCATTTCCTCTAGTGGCTGCTTCGGTACTGCTACAAATATTTGGAATTATTTACATCTTTTGGGATACTCGCCCACATCTTCTCTCAAAGTCGGCCAGAAGAATCCCTGTCGAAAGATCTTAAAGGCGAGGGACCGACGGGTAAGATGTTCTCTACGTATCCCTTCATGCACTGCTTCCAGTCCTTTCGATCGAGAGGAATAATCCTCTTCTTCAGGTAATTTTGAATTGGAGTCATCATCCTATACCTTGATAAATTTCCAGACATTGTTTCCATTCAATCGAAGGCATCTTTGCTTCGGTCAAATAAATAAATCCAGTTAGGCTCTGTGTTTCGGCCAAAGCTAGCCTTGAGAGGGCATATGCCCGACTGTTGTCTTCTCTCCCAACTTGGCTTAACTCGAAGGATTCCAAGGCTAGGAATATTTTTCTTACCTTTGTGGCATAAGCCTTCGTTCGGGGATCCCTTTGCTCGTACTCCCCCAAAAAGTGTTTGACCACCAATATTGAGTCATTGAAGACAGTGCTTTGTATTCAGCCTCATTGTTGGTGAGGGTGAAGGTGAACCGAATCTCTTGACAGATTTTTAACCCATCGGGACTTGAAAGGATTAGTCCAGCTCCATACTTTTTACCGGCGACTAAACCGTCAATAAACAACTTTCACTTTCCAGGAGTCTGAATCAACAGTTCCTCTAAAATAAGATCCTTCGGTGCTGAGAAGGTACATTCAACCATGAACTTTGCTGGTGCTTGAGCCTTTATAGCTTTTCGGGGGACATACTCAAGGTCATACTCCCTATGTTCAATATACCAGGCCACAAGTCTTCTCAAAGTCTCCAATCTAGTTAGAATTTTCTTCAGTGATTGATTAGTTACCACTTGTACCGTTCAGCTTTGAAAGTAATGTCACAATTTTCGGGAGGCCATGACCAGCCTATATATGATTTCTCGGTGTTAGGATATCTTGTTTCCGCATTCTACAATGCATGAGAGTCGTAGAAGACCAGATCCTGATTTCCCTCGTGATTTTTTAATAAAAACAGCCCCCGAGTTCTTTCGGACATAGCCAGATATAACTGATGGGTTTATTTTGGATCATGTCTCCTTAGCAATGGGGCCTTGGTGAGATATTCCTCTATTTATTCGAAGGCTTTCTAGAATTCAGGCCCCTCACAATTCTTGGACCccttaagtatagttaaaaaCGGCAATGCTTTCTCAGCCGATCTTGAGATAAAGCACCGAAAGGCTTCTAGTCTCCTGGTTAGTTTCTGAAAAAACCTGAATACATATTGGAGCTTCCATGTTGATAGAAGCTTGGATTTTTGCTGGATTTGCCTTGATTCCCCAAGCAATGACCATGTAGCGCAGAAATTTACCACTTACTTCTCCAAACGTGCATTCGTTTAGATTAATCCTCATATTGTTCCTTCACAGGGTCTCAAAGCACTCCCTTAGGTCATCCGCATGGTCTCTAAATAATTACTTTACAATCATATCATCCACGTTGGCTTCCATATTTTGACCGACCTATTCTTTGAATACCTTGTTCATCATCCTTTGTAATGTGGCTTTAGTGTTCTTAAGTTCGAAGGGCATTTTGATGTATGTATAGGTTCCTTTCATGTTATAAATGCAATATTCGGCACATCCATTCTATTCATGGTAATTTGATGATATCCAGAAAATGCGTCAAGAAAACTAAGTACCTGTTATCCAGTCGTGGCATCTATCAGTTGATCGATGCTGGGAAGAGAGTAGTGGTCCTTCGACAAGCCTTGTTGAGATCTTTGTAGTCCACACACATTTTCCAGTTCCCGTTGGACTTTTTAACCACAACCACATTAGCTAGCTAATCATGATATTTAATTTCTTCGATAAATTTTACTTCCAACAAGTTTTTTACTTCAGCCTCAATTACTTTCTGTTATTCGGCGGTGAACGTCCTTTCCTTCTGCCTGACCAGTTTGGCCTCAGGCTGGACATTAAGGAAATGATTAGCCGTCTTTGGATATAAACCCAGAATGTCTTCTGGTCCCCAGCCGAACATATTGTGATATTACCAGACAACTGCAATAACCTTTTCTTTCAGGTCTGCCTCCATGTTCTTCCCTATGCGTACCATTTTACCCGAATAACCAGTGTACAATTTGACCTCATATACTTCTGCGGATGGTTTGTCTATAGGACATAACAAATTTGCCCTGAATTTTTTTAACTCAATATTAAGGCTCGTTCGGCTGCCGCGGGGTTCGGCTTCAGCACGCTTCTTTTTTCGGATTCGTCCGACACTTCATATAATTTATATTTCTCAAGGCCTTCCAACATTATTATTCGGGTGGTCTTCTGATCGCCTCTCTCTTCGCCTACCCCTTCTCCATTCCTATGAAGGTGGATAGAAAGGGTCTACCGATAATGGCATTGTATGGACTCTCGATCTGAACTACATAGAACTTCACCCGCTTATCAACAATGTAAGGAATTTTAACAAGAAGGACCGGTACAGTAATCGTACCTTCAAACTGAATAGGGTGACCACCGAAGGTGTAGAGAGGCACTTCGTCACAGGGCTCTAGTTGTTCACCCACCAAGTTCCTTTTCCTGTAAATCTTGTGGAAGAGGATATTGGTTGAACTACCAGTATCGGCCAATACCTTCCAAATATTATTCTGTCCAATGAGAGGGTTGATGATTTGAGAATATTTGTGGGGGCATATTACATTCTCGTAGTCTTCGGTACTAAACGTCATTAGCATGTGCTGCTTTGATGGGCTGAACTGATAAAGATTGTACATTTGTCGGAAATAcatttcctttgcagtcttgttGTCCCGTTTTAACACACTGCCGCCATAAATTACTTTCACTTTGACCCTTACTATATCTCTCCTTTCGGGCTCTTCTTCCCTGTTGTTCTTCAGACCTAATTTATCCCTTAAGTCTTGGATGAGCTGGTTCAACCCCCCTTCTTTGATTATTCGGTCTATCAGTTTTTTGAGGTGGTAGCACTCACCAATGCTGTGACCCTTATCTTGGTGGTACTTGTACTTGTCAGGATTTGTTTTGTGATTTTTGACTTTCATCTCCTCTGGACGAATGAACCCTAGTTTTCCTTTAATCTCTTTGAGAATCTTGGAGATCGGCACTTTCAAAAAAGTGAACATGACCGAATCTCTATCTCGACGTTGCTCGACCCCTCGATCAAATTCCTTCTTACTATCTTTTCTGTTATCCCTTCGGTCATTGATGGACCTAGAGGGGTAGTCATACTTTTCTGGTCTCTTTGATCTATCATCCCTTCGGGAATATTTATAACCCTCTATACTTTCCATCTTCCTACATAGCTTTTCTTTCATCACATAGATATCATTAAGGGACTTGGGGGGGGATCATAAAGAGAGGAGCAAAGTCTATCTTTGTAGGGATCTAGCCCCGCTGTGAGGAAGCCCATAACTTCAACCTTGTCTAAGTTGTGACCATCCCAGTTTCTTCCTTGAACCGGGCCAGATAGTCTCGGAGTTCTTTCTTCCCCTCTTTTTGCAATGAACCAAGGCCTCAGTGTCTTTGGCCTTTCAGCACAGGTGAAGGTAGTCATTACACCATAAGTGGCCTATTGTAACAGTAAAAAAAGTGTTGTTGAAGGCCAAAAAGTGTGGTTGTAAGTTAAAAAAGGGCTATGGTTACACTTTTGTGAAAAAACAGTTCGTAACCAATGTGGCCGCTACCTTAGGGGTCTATGGTTACACTTTTCAATTTTTAGGTTAAATTGACAAAAATGTGCGCATAGATGGTATACGCCTACATTTCACATTTATAGTAACATTTTGAGTACTGTAACCATAGACTTATAGTCACACCGGTATTTTTTTTTGTTACATCAAATTGTTGTTACCAAAACGCCTTTTTTGAAAAACTCTGTTTTCATTGGTAACACTTTTTATATATGGTAACATGTTTTTAATATACATTATTTAGCTTTACTAACAGTTTTTATTGGCTTTACCTACACTTTTAAAGTATTACTAACATCAAATTGTGACCATTTACATCATAGTGGCTACACATTAAAAGGCTATTCTAACACTTTATttaaaaacaaagacaatatagTGTTTGAAAATACCACTTCCCATTACATAACCAACAATCATTTCAATCCAAAATCCACAATGACAATCCAATACATAAGCAGCCACAATATAACTACTGCCAACAATATATCCAAGGCAATCTAAATAAACTACTACCAACAATCCAAGGCAGGCAAAATAACTTGATACCATCTAATACCGATAATACATAGCTAAGTACCCTGGCCAAATTTAAGTACCATTTTTAACTTAACAACGTACTAGTTCATAAAATTTAAAGGGTAACCATGACAACTTCTACTCAGACTCATCCAGATCGAGACCCATCCAAATCTTCTACAGATTTATCCAAATCATTGAGGttaatgttcaaattttgatttttCTCTACCAATATTTTCATCATCTCGCGAACCCTTTGATCAAGCTTCTCATCCATCTCTTTCTGAAGTTTGGCCCGAATTTTTGCATAGTCATGCTCTGGAACTGGAACTGGACCTGGAACCGATATTGTGCGCGGTGTTCTTGGAGACTTTGGTTTTTGGTGTTTTTTACGAACTAGCCTTCCAATCAGGTAAGACGGGTGGTGTTCCTTGGCGCCGTGAACCAACTCATTGGCAGCGTCAAAACCATCAGTTTGCAGAGTTTTCTGGACCTTGGCCTGTATAAAGATGAAATAAGAGCCACTATTAACAAACTGTCCAGCAGACAAGACGAAAACTCTAAGTGAACCAAACAATAACAGTTCATGAAATTCAAATAGACTTTAGGGAATCTATCTAGCAGTAGTCATTTTGAACGGGAATTTTCTATATTTCCAAGATTTTTATATTTTATACGTACTATCTAAGTTTATTATCTTTTTTGTAATCCTACTTTGTAGAGGCATTATTTTATATGTATCTTAGTTTATTATCTTTTTTATCTTAATTTTTTAactaattattttcttaaataattaatttcaaCTCACATATAATCACTATACTAAATTAATGAACCCCGTAGTACTATGCGCTCAGATTTTAGCTTCTTTTTTTTGCTTATTTCAGCAAACAAAATATCACGAATTAATGCATCATAAGACTAGAAAATATGAATAATCAGCTAGATATCTATAAAATGAACTTACAATTTTTCGTTAACGACTTTAGCCATCTCATCTGGTAACTTGTAACTGCGCTTGTCATCTCGTTTATGCGTCTCCAAATACACATCAGCATCAGAAACTTTTAACAACTCTTCCATTTCATCATCATTAATACCCACGGGCAATTTATCAAGTCTGTCAAGTAGTTGAAATTCATAGATTTAAAGTACAATTTAGTGCAGAAAATATTTTAACAGTTTCTATTTATGATGATTAAAATGAAATTAAGTGAGTGACAAAATTTTTACCAAGTTGTTGGTAACTTGGACAAAAGTTCTCGGCCCAGTTGTATGTGGCTCTGTTACTTTTTTTCGTGCTTCCGCATTCCTTTTTGCTATCTCCTATTGAATTAACACATAATAAAGAGAAATTGACACGTAATTAAGGAGACAGTTGACACAAAATTAATAAGGAGAAATTAAATATACAGTTTATACCTGAACTTTTTTGCCACCCCAATATGTCAAAAAAATCTTCCAATATTCAAGAGAAACATCCCTCGGCCTATGCTTTAACCTCTCCTCATCCGTAGCATATTTGGAATAATAATCTCGCTTAATTCGACTTTTGGTGCTCCTGAACTGATCACTCAGGGTAGTAAAAACCCACAATTTAGCCTCTTCCGGAATAATATACTTATCCTATAAAAAACAACAAAAAATGCATAAACAAGAAAACAAAAAATAGTAGCACAAAGAATGAACTCATGAAAACTAATTCACCTTGACATACTCCCATAACAGCTCTATTTCGGGAACTTGATGCCAACTAGCACATGCAGGCGACACGAACTACCTAAGGGTTGTCCCCAAAAAGTTGCTAAATTCGGCAATTGACCACTTTCCTCCACAAGATACAGGTTGAAATTGATCGTTGAGGGTGATCACTTTTCTCTCCGTACTGTTATGAACATGGTTCATTTTGGTCCTCCCTCTCTTTCTTTTTCGATCTTCACCAACAGGTGAATCTCCTAATCCTCCTATGCATCAGTTATAAATATCAAATACAGGAAAACAAACATGCCTAAAATATAATGCAACTAATTAGCACGAAAAGATATTATGCATAAAATTACCCGATTCTGATATCACTTGTTGCGTTCCAGATTCAAGCTCCGGGATCTCCTTCTGAATGCCAAGTTTCTCACGTTTCCGTAATTCATTATAAGCAACCATAGAACCAGGGCCGTATTTCAAAGCTTGTAGTTTTTCTTTAGCAATAAGCACAGGCGTCTCATTTATCTTCAAATTATAATCATTAAAATTATCAATTTATTAGAAATATTTACAACCTTCTCCAATATAATATACTTTAGCCGTATTATTTTTGACTTaatattttaattcaattatatcAGGAATCATACACTAAAATTGAAATGCATAAAATTCAAGTATACCTCATCAACATGATCAGGTGACCCCATACTTGGTTCCTTATTATGGGATTCTTCAACCAGTTTATTAGCCTGACCACGCGTTCGGGGCCACCAGAACTACTTGGAATTACTCTCTGTTTCTTGGTCTTTTTTTGTCTATATATTAATTTACATTTGTCAGCAAGTATCACAAGTATTGAGAAGATATGATGCTATAAACatgattttattaaaaaaatataccTTTGAACTGCCAATATCATCCTCATCATGGTCACTTTGTTCACCAGCTTCCTGATCATTATCAGGGATATAATCACTTTCAGCTCCATCTTCATTTGGTTGTTTGGCTTTGCATTTTTCCGTCTCACTTGCAGGCTTAGTTCTGCACAACCCAAGCGCCTGAAGCTTTGCTTTATTTTTTGTAACATTCTTGTTCCTTCTCATCTCATAGTCATTGCATCCATCACCTTCAACTTTATCATCTCTCTACTCCCTCCAGATTCCAAAAAAATGATTTGTCCAGCACCGGTTCCGCTCCCATCTATGTCTTTCACTATAACTTCTGGACTTTTTTTAACTGCACATTTTGGACATGGTTCAACTGCAGCTTTTGGACTTGGTTCAACTACAGCTTTTGGACTTGGTTCAACTGCACCTGTTGGACTTGGTTGGTATTTAGAACTCACATCACGATAGGTGTTGAACTTCAGTTTCTTCCTTGTGCTTTTTCTTTGTTCCTTCTCATTATTAATATCCTTAAGTGTCACAAAAGTCCTTTTATCGACATTCTTTTCCACCACTTTGAAAGGGCTTGATCTTGGCCTTACAATTACAAAAGGTTGCATTTGATTCATTGGAGGTATAGATTAATCAACTTTGTTGTCAATGTAAAAAGAGACATCTGATTTGTCACGAGTTACTTCGGTTACACCTTGATCATCTGTCACAAGTGTCCACCCTCTGCGATTAACATATAAGCCTCCAATCTCCTTGTAATTTAGCTCTTTAACATAATCCATCATTTCACATTAAGAAAGACGGTCACTGTCCACGTAAAAAGTTCCAACCTTGCCACCAGAGTACCTGGTCTTCATGAATTCTCCACTGTGGTGCAATTGAACTTTCACACTGTCGATGTCCATCCTGCAACAAAATATGAAAACAGAGATCAGTCAATGTACTGAATTACTTGACTAAAACAGAACATAAATTCTTATATTTATTTGAGACTGAAACAAAATAGATCGTACAAATATGTGACTAACATAAATCACATATGCATGAATTTCATGTTAATTTCAGacttaatataaaaataaaacgAGTAATCACAGAAACATAGTTGACAATTAAATTACCACGCAATGTACATAAATAATCTCTAATTTTCACAATCAATTTACCAATATTTTCATAGAAataatgcctaattttcacaaaaATAATGCCTAATTCTCATAGAAATAAGCCCTAATTTTCACAATCAATTTACCAATATTTTCACAGAAataatgcctaattttcacaaaaATAATG
It contains:
- the LOC141718711 gene encoding uncharacterized protein LOC141718711 translates to MESIEGYKYSRRDDRSKRPEKYDYPSRSINDRRDNRKDSKKEFDRGVEQRRDRDSVMFTFLKVPISKILKEIKGKLGFIRPEEMKVKNHKTNPDKYKYHQDKGHSIGECYHLKKLIDRIIKEGGLNQLIQDLRDKLGLKNNREEEPERRDIVRVKVKVIYGGSVLKRDNKTAKEMYFRQMYNLYQFSPSKQHMLMTFSTEDYENVICPHKYSQIINPLIGQNNIWKVLADTGSSTNILFHKIYRKRNLVGEQLEPCDEVPLYTFGGHPIQFEGTITVPVLLVKIPYIVDKRVKFYVVQIESPYNAIIGRPFLSTFIGMEKG